From a region of the Candidatus Methylomirabilota bacterium genome:
- a CDS encoding DUF72 domain-containing protein translates to MIQAKIGTCGFAMGQQEYYKTFPIVEIQQTFYKLPRVSTGTRWRAGAPTGFTFTMKAWQLITHEPSSPTYRRLAKPIPPELKDRYGAFRPTDEVIDAWTRTRAFAAALGATVIVFQCPPSFTPTPEHIANLRHFFTTIDRAGWQAAWEPRDAWAPDTIRGLCRELDLIHVVDPLKETALYGVIRYYRLHGLTGYRYVHTDQDLERLKAACEGTLPTYCLFNNLFMAEDAVRLQALLEERTDVLRPRFVKAVR, encoded by the coding sequence GTGATCCAGGCCAAGATCGGGACCTGTGGCTTCGCCATGGGACAGCAGGAGTACTACAAAACCTTCCCGATTGTTGAGATCCAACAGACCTTTTACAAACTGCCGCGGGTCAGTACAGGCACGCGATGGCGGGCGGGAGCGCCGACCGGGTTCACATTTACGATGAAGGCATGGCAACTCATTACGCACGAGCCTTCAAGCCCGACCTATCGCCGCCTCGCCAAGCCGATCCCACCTGAATTGAAAGATCGTTACGGCGCGTTCCGGCCCACTGATGAAGTCATCGACGCCTGGACCCGGACGCGGGCGTTTGCGGCAGCCCTGGGCGCCACGGTCATCGTCTTTCAGTGCCCGCCAAGCTTTACGCCGACGCCCGAGCACATCGCAAACCTGCGCCACTTCTTCACCACGATCGACCGCGCCGGCTGGCAAGCGGCCTGGGAGCCGCGCGATGCCTGGGCACCCGATACGATCCGAGGTCTCTGCCGCGAATTAGACCTGATTCATGTCGTTGATCCGCTCAAGGAGACGGCGCTGTACGGCGTGATCCGCTACTACCGGCTGCACGGCCTCACCGGCTACCGATACGTCCACACCGATCAGGACCTTGAGCGGCTGAAGGCCGCATGCGAGGGCACCCTACCGACCTACTGTCTGTTCAATAATCTCTTTATGGCCGAGGATGCGGTTCGATTGCAGGCGCTGCTGGAGGAGAGAACGGACGTGTTGCGCCCGAGATTCGTGAAGGCGGTGCGGTAA
- the queG gene encoding tRNA epoxyqueuosine(34) reductase QueG, producing MDVKQREPDTVTSTPGQLAQAIKEEAHSLGFELVGISPVSDPPHEQSFADWLQEGYSGEMAYMARTEQARRHPDTWLPWARSVVAVAINYYTPFPRETDHTDVPKGWISRYAWGDDYHTMMESRLATLLDRIRHAVGEEVQGKVYVDTGPVLEREVAGLAGIGWIGKNTLLISPKHGSYFFLGELFLSLDLPPDQPIKNRCGSCDLCLKACPTDAFVGPYRLDARRCISYLTIELKGSIPTEIRSLIGNHVFGCDICQEVCPYNVNIGASVEPTFHPREGLHAPELIPLLALDDDQFRSRFKGSPIKRSKRRGFLRNVAVALGNLDAETSVPALATLLSDPEPLVRGHAAWALGRIGTAEARAALGEARTRETDPDAQREIAQALTACALSQ from the coding sequence ATGGACGTAAAGCAGCGGGAACCCGACACGGTCACATCTACCCCTGGGCAGTTGGCTCAGGCGATCAAAGAGGAGGCCCACAGCCTGGGATTTGAGTTGGTCGGCATCTCGCCGGTCAGCGACCCTCCCCATGAACAGTCATTCGCCGACTGGCTGCAAGAGGGATATAGCGGCGAGATGGCCTATATGGCGCGGACCGAGCAGGCGCGACGCCACCCGGACACTTGGCTTCCGTGGGCGCGCTCGGTCGTCGCTGTTGCCATCAACTATTACACCCCATTCCCGCGCGAGACAGACCATACCGACGTACCCAAGGGATGGATCTCCCGCTATGCGTGGGGGGACGACTATCACACGATGATGGAGAGCCGGCTTGCCACCCTGCTCGACCGGATTCGTCATGCCGTCGGCGAGGAGGTCCAGGGCAAGGTGTACGTCGATACCGGGCCGGTATTGGAGCGGGAGGTCGCCGGTCTGGCGGGGATCGGGTGGATCGGCAAGAATACGCTCCTCATCTCCCCGAAGCATGGCTCATATTTTTTTCTGGGCGAGCTGTTTCTCAGCCTGGATCTGCCGCCGGACCAGCCGATCAAGAATCGGTGCGGCTCGTGCGATCTGTGCCTGAAGGCCTGTCCGACTGACGCCTTTGTCGGCCCCTATCGGCTGGATGCCCGCCGTTGCATCTCGTACCTGACGATCGAGCTGAAAGGCAGCATCCCGACCGAGATACGGTCGTTGATCGGCAACCACGTCTTTGGCTGTGATATCTGCCAGGAGGTCTGCCCGTACAATGTCAATATCGGAGCCTCAGTAGAGCCCACTTTTCACCCCCGTGAGGGTCTGCATGCGCCGGAGCTGATCCCTCTCCTTGCGCTCGACGACGACCAGTTTCGGTCGCGGTTCAAGGGGAGCCCCATTAAGCGTTCAAAACGGCGCGGCTTTCTGCGAAACGTGGCCGTCGCGCTTGGCAACCTGGACGCCGAGACATCGGTCCCGGCTCTGGCGACACTCCTCTCTGATCCGGAGCCGCTGGTCCGAGGTCACGCCGCCTGGGCCTTGGGACGGATCGGCACGGCTGAGGCGCGCGCGGCGCTCGGCGAGGCGCGTACCCGCGAGACCGATCCCGACGCACAAAGGGAGATTGCCCAGGCGCTTACCGCCTGCGCGCTTTCACAGTAA